A window from Drosophila nasuta strain 15112-1781.00 chromosome 3, ASM2355853v1, whole genome shotgun sequence encodes these proteins:
- the LOC132794451 gene encoding uncharacterized protein LOC132794451 isoform X2 — protein sequence MAPSVCEIASPKLPSHKETSAGQTSSQASPPAPALSSVSGTNKCGASSLNGSLASYKMAGSEQSWPQAPVYSKENQRPPVYNPEDYVQSLRKFTKGSGTAKVQSIYDVNINGGGNIKEADYKAATLPAKHSGYKSPIPAPPESDSEMSLRQFGSITDLLTKLRADLRVSFPSFVQEFVATPSDGISHLLEVLRAIQMAQASNAPAPLAGGTNSLAMSRNPQSYQRRALLDELSCLQCLSICCSRSLDAIARLGNTPVGLMPLASSATGQGIRGRILALQLLASACDRQPFGQGNGGQKISAAGHTAVSEAMSTLRLRCSEPVRFRLLIGILNSGGGSGELQCAGIKFLNTFIESAVSLQQRLYIQAELCQAGLETSTLARTISSSSPWLDALRSELKRFNELHIDVDKMLAQARDADRVRSQMVILERRVQILHEEKTVLTSMERRLQERCAELQREIFRLQGAQESNFKPVEAHQPVALPRQVPPTTKIPGGSKQSCSEHEDEGISSSETGASLSPVPILVLPSKSKHHKQSRKSQMKINDDDDDDAATIEDVIEELDNIVSEAEKQISNQAKASSGKDKHQRAAVEQEQDIVPVNIVPQPPRKSRSLAHLVPRTDCSEQEGSQYGLMMPGDSAAVERLAAMQTFFDEVDYDANDAEQHQSYVMDVPETEANTTATAYNASINRELLDVIMNARHDEHDPTMLALRNSTAQQTVQVERQVSVSNSKPAAPAPPAQHFNGVFFMTGMNTPQKYPKPDLTAALQARRVTKNVERLEAAFASTHDPTQDSPGMIREKSRSNQQIYFSSNPAMRMHDYPAANQHSANVSSRTRSYTQGSKVTDLPSGLY from the exons ATGGCACCCAGCGTGTGCGAGATTGCCTCGCCCAAATTACCGTCGCACAAAGAGACCTCTGCTGGTCAGACCTCATCGCAGGCCTCTCCGCCAGCGCCAGCTCTCTCCAGCGTCTCGGGCACCAACAAATGCGGCGCCAGCAGCTTGAATGGCTCGTTGGCCTCCTACAAAATGGCCGGCTCCGAGCAGAGCTGGCCACAGGCGCCCGTCTATAGCAAGGAGAACCAGCGACCGCCTGTCTACAATCCCGAGGATTATGTGCAATCGCTGAGGAAGTTCACCAAGGGCAGCGGCACAGCCAAAGTGCAGTCCATCTACGATGTCAACATCAATGGAGGCGGCAATATTAAGGAGGCCGACTACAAAGCTGCCACGCTGCCAGCCAAGCACTCGGGCTACAA AAGTCCCATACCAGCACCACCGGAGAGTGACAGCGAGATGTCACTGCGTCAGTTTGGCTCCATTACCGATCTGCTGACCAAGCTGCGCGCCGATCTGCGCGTCTCCTTTCCCAGCTTCGTTCAGGAGTTTGTGGCCACACCCTCGGATGGCATCAGTCACCTGCTTGAGGTGCTGCGCGCTATACAAATGGCCCAAGCAAGCAATGCACCTGCTCCACTCGCTGGAGGCACCAACTCCCTGGCCATGTCACGCAATCCACAGAGCTATCAGCGTCGTGCGCTGCTCGACGAGCTCTCCTGCTT ACAATGCCTGAGCATTTGCTGTTCCCGATCTCTGGATGCCATAGCCCGCTTAGGCAACACACCCGTCGGTCTAATGCCGCTCGCCTCCTCCGCTACCGGACAGGGTATTAGAGGACGCATTCTGGCGCTGCAGTTGCTGGCTTCAGCCTGCGATCGACAGCCCTTCGGCCAGGGTAATGGCGGGCAAAAGATTAGCGCCGCCGGACACACCGCTGTCTCGGAGGCGATGTCTACGCTGCGCTTACGATGCAGTGAACCCGTGCGGTTTCGTCTACTTATTGGCATTTTGAACAGTGGCGGCGGCTCCGGCGAATTGCAATGCGCGGGAATCAA ATTTCTCAACACTTTCATTGAAAGCGCCGTGAGTTTGCAGCAACGTCTCTATATCCAAGCAGAGCTGTGCCAGGCGGGCCTGGAGACTAGCACGCTGGCGCGTACCATCTCCTCATCGTCACCCTGGCTGGATGCATTGCGCAGCGAGCTGAAGCGCTTTAACGAGCTGCACATCGATGTAGACAAGATGCTGGCGCAGGCGCGAGATGCAGATCGTGTGCGCAGTCAAATGGTTATACTCGAACGTCGTGTGCAAATACTGCACGAGGAGAAGACAGTGCTCACATCGATGGAGCGACGTCTGCAAGAGCGCTGTGCCGAGCTGCAACGTGAGATCTTTCGGCTGCAGGGCGCTCAAGAGTCCAACTTTAAGCCGGTCGAGGCGCATCAACCAGTTGCATTGCCGCGCCAAGTGCCTCCCACAACGAAAATTCCCGGAGGTAGCAAGCAGAGCTGCTCGGAACACGAGGATGAGGGCATTAGCAGCTCGGAAACGGGCGCTTCATTGAGTCCAGTGCCCATTCTCGTGCTGCCCTCAAAGTCGAAGCATCACAAACAATCACGAAAATCACAGATGAAAAtaaacgatgatgatgacgatgatgcgGCGACCATAGAAGACGTCATCGAGGAGCTGGACAATATTGTGAGCGAGGCAGAGAAACAGATCTCCAACCAGGCGAAGGCAAGCTCCGGTAAAGACAAACATCAACGTGCCGCTGTGGAGCAGGAACAAGACATTGTTCCCGTCAACATTGTGCCACAACCGCCACGCAAGTCCCGATCTCTGGCTCATCTCGTACCACGCACCGATTGCTCCGAGCAGGAGGGCTCTCAATATGGCCTGATGATGCCTGGCGATTCAGCTGCAGTCGAACGTTTGGCTGCGATGCAGACCTTCTTCGATGAAGTGGACTACGATGCCAATGATGCTGAGCAGCATCAGTCCTATGTCATGGATGTGCCCGAAACGGAGGCGAATACCACAGCGACCGCCTACAATGCGAGCATCAATCGGGAGCTTCTCGATGTCATTATGAATGCGCGGCACGACGAACACGATCCCACAATGCTCGCTCTGAGGAatagcacagcacagcaaacGGTGCAGGTGGAGCGACAAGTCTCCGTTTCCAACAGCAAGCCAGCAGCTCCAGCGCCACCGGCACAGCACTTTAACGGTGTCTTCTTTATGACGGGCATGAACACACCTCAGAAGTATCCCAAACCGGATCTCACTGCCGCTCTGCAAGCACGTCGCGTGACCAAGAATGTGGAACGTCTCGAGGCGGCCTTCGCCTCCACACACGATCCCACACAGGACTCTCCGGGCATGATTAGGGAGAAGTCGCGCAGCAATCAGCAGATCTACTTCAGCAGCAATCCAGCCATGCGAATGCACGACTATCCTGCCGCCAATCAACACTCGGCCAATGTCTCCTCACGCACGCGATCCTACACCCAAGGCTCCAAGGTCACGGATCTACCCTCTGGGCTTTACTAG
- the LOC132794464 gene encoding lysozyme B-like: protein MRTFIVVVLAALALATPALARTMDRCSLAKEMAKLGVPRDQLARWTCIAKHESSFRTGVVGPPNSDGSNDYGIFQINDRYWCQPPNGKKSSNGCGLSCKALLSDDITKSVRCAQKVLQQQGWPAWSTWKFCKGHLPSIDPCFK from the coding sequence ATGCGAACTTtcattgttgtcgttttgGCAGCCCTGGCCCTGGCTACTCCCGCCCTGGCACGCACCATGGATCGCTGCTCTCTGGCCAAGGAAATGGCCAAGTTGGGCGTGCCCCGCGATCAGTTGGCCCGTTGGACTTGCATCGCCAAGCACGAGAGCTCATTTCGCACTGGCGTCGTGGGTCCCCCGAATTCGGATGGCTCCAATGACTACGGCATCTTCCAGATCAACGATCGCTACTGGTGCCAGCCGCCCAATGGCAAGAAGTCCAGCAACGGTTGTGGCCTCAGTTGCAAGGCCTTGTTGAGCGATGACATCACCAAGTCGGTGCGTTGTGCCCAGAAGGTGTTGCAGCAACAGGGTTGGCCCGCTTGGTCCACCTGGAAGTTCTGCAAGGGCCATTTGCCCAGCATTGATCCCTGCTTCAAGTAG
- the LOC132794469 gene encoding lysozyme D-like, giving the protein MKAFIVLVALALAAPAFGRTMDRCSLAREMSDLGVPRDQLARWTCIADHESNYRTGVVGPENSDGSHDYGIFQINNLYWCQPDTGRFSYNECSLSCNALLTDDITNSVRCAQKILGQQGWSAWATWKYCDGSLPSIDSCF; this is encoded by the coding sequence ATGAAGGCTTTCATCGTTTtggttgctttggctttggccgcCCCCGCTTTCGGTCGTACCATGGATCGTTGCTCCTTGGCTCGCGAGATGTCCGACTTGGGTGTTCCCCGTGACCAGTTGGCTCGCTGGACCTGCATTGCTGACCACGAGAGCAACTACCGCACTGGCGTAGTTGGCCCTGAGAACTCCGACGGCTCCCACGACTATGGAATCTTCCAGATCAACAACTTGTACTGGTGCCAGCCTGATACCGGTCGCTTCTCCTACAACGAATGCTCCCTCAGCTGCAACGCTCTGTTGACCGATGATATCACCAACTCTGTCCGTTGCGCTCAGAAAATCCTTGGACAACAAGGCTGGTCTGCCTGGGCTACCTGGAAATACTGCGACGGCTCTCTGCCCTCCATCGATAGCTGCTTCTAA
- the LOC132794472 gene encoding lysozyme D-like, with protein MKTFIVLVVLALAATAFGRNMDRCSLARDISDLGVPRDQLARWTCIAENVILGKQGSSAREGCDGSLPSIDDCF; from the coding sequence atgaagACTTTCATCGTTTTGGTTGTTCTGGCTTTGGCCGCCACCGCTTTCGGTCGCAACATGGACCGTTGCTCCCTGGCCCGCGATATTTCCGACTTGGGTGTTCCTCGTGACCAGTTGGCTCGCTGGACATGCATTGCTGAGAACGTAATCCTTGGCAAACAAGGCTCATCTGCCAGGGAAGGCTGCGATGGCTCTCTGCCTTCCATCGACGACTGCTTCTAA
- the LOC132794471 gene encoding lysozyme E-like, with amino-acid sequence MKTFIVLVVLALAAPAFGRTMDRCSLAREMSDLGVPRDQLARWTCIADHKSNYRTGAVGPENFDGSHDYGIFQINSFYWCQPANGRFSHNECSLSCNALLTDDITNSVRCSQKILGIQGWSAWVGCEGSLPSIDGCF; translated from the coding sequence atgaagACTTTCATCGTTTTGGTTGTTCTGGCTTTGGCCGCCCCCGCTTTCGGTCGCACCATGGATCGTTGCTCCTTGGCTCGCGAGATGTCCGACTTGGGTGTTCCTCGTGACCAGTTGGCTCGCTGGACCTGCATTGCTGACCACAAGAGCAACTACCGCACTGGCGCAGTTGGCCCTGAGAACTTCGATGGCTCCCACGACTATGGAATCTTCCAGATCAACAGCTTTTACTGGTGCCAGCCTGCCAACGGTCGCTTCTCCCACAATGAGTGCTCCCTCAGCTGCAACGCTCTGTTGACCGATGACATCACCAACTCTGTCCGTTGCTCTCAGAAGATCCTTGGCATACAAGGCTGGTCTGCCTGGGTAGGCTGCGAAGGCTCTTTGCCCTCCATTGACGGCTGCTTCTAA
- the LOC132792936 gene encoding lysozyme E-like — protein MKAFIVLVALALAAPAFGRTMDRCSLAREMSDLGVPRDQLARWTCIAEHESSYRTGVVGPENYNGSNDYGIFQINNYYWCQPANGRFSYNECALSCNALLTDDITNSVRCAQKILGQQGWSAWSTWKYCDGSLPSIDGCF, from the coding sequence ATGAAGGCTTTCATCGTTTtggttgctttggctttggccgcCCCTGCTTTCGGTCGCACCATGGACCGTTGCTCCTTGGCTCGTGAGATGTCCGACTTGGGTGTTCCCCGTGATCAGTTGGCTCGCTGGACTTGCATTGCTGAGCACGAGAGCTCCTACCGCACTGGTGTTGTGGGCCCTGAGAACTACAACGGCTCCAACGACTACGGTATTTTCCAGATCAACAACTACTACTGGTGCCAGCCTGCCAACGGTCGCTTCTCCTACAACGAGTGCGCCCTCAGCTGCAACGCTCTGTTGACCGATGACATCACCAACTCCGTCCGTTGCGCTCAGAAGATCCTTGGCCAGCAGGGCTGGTCTGCCTGGTCCACCTGGAAATACTGCGATGGCTCTCTGCCCTCGATCGATGGCTGCTTCTAA
- the LOC132794466 gene encoding lysozyme D → MKAFIVLVALALAAPAFGRTMDRCSLAREMSNLGVPRDQLARWTCIAEHESSYRTGVVGPENYNGSNDYGIFQINNYYWCQPANGRFSYNECALSCNALLTDDITNSVRCAQKILGQQGWSAWSTWKYCDGYLPSIDSCF, encoded by the coding sequence ATGAAGGCTTTCATCGTTTtggttgctttggctttggccgcCCCTGCTTTCGGTCGCACCATGGACCGTTGCTCCCTGGCTCGTGAGATGTCCAACTTGGGTGTTCCTCGTGACCAACTCGCTCGCTGGACCTGCATTGCTGAGCACGAGAGCTCCTACCGCACCGGTGTTGTGGGCCCTGAGAACTACAACGGCTCCAACGACTACGGTATCTTCCAGATCAACAACTACTACTGGTGCCAGCCTGCCAACGGTCGCTTCTCCTACAACGAGTGCGCACTCAGCTGCAACGCTCTGTTGACCGATGACATCACCAACTCCGTCCGTTGCGCCCAGAAGATCCTTGGCCAGCAGGGCTGGTCTGCCTGGTCCACCTGGAAGTACTGCGATGGTTACTTGCCCTCAATCGATAGCTGCTTCTAA
- the LOC132794465 gene encoding lysozyme D-like has protein sequence MKAFIVLVALALAAPAFGRTMDRCSLAREMSNLGVPRDQLARWTCIAEHESSYRTGVVGPENYNGSNDYGIFQINNYYWCQPANGRFSYNECALSCNSLLTDDITNSVRCAQKILGQQGWSAWSTWKYCDGYLPSIDSCF, from the coding sequence ATGAAGGCTTTCATCGTTTtggttgctttggctttggccgcCCCCGCTTTCGGTCGCACCATGGACCGTTGCTCCCTGGCTCGTGAGATGTCCAACTTGGGTGTTCCTCGTGACCAACTCGCTCGCTGGACCTGCATTGCTGAGCACGAGAGCTCCTACCGCACCGGTGTTGTGGGCCCTGAGAACTACAACGGCTCCAACGACTACGGTATCTTCCAGATCAACAACTACTACTGGTGCCAGCCTGCCAACGGTCGCTTCTCCTACAACGAGTGCGCCCTCAGCTGCAACTCTCTGTTGACCGATGACATCACCAACTCCGTCCGTTGTGCCCAGAAGATCCTTGGCCAGCAGGGCTGGTCCGCCTGGTCCACCTGGAAGTACTGCGATGGTTACCTGCCCTCAATTGACAGCTGCTTCTAA
- the LOC132794463 gene encoding uncharacterized protein LOC132794463: MVNDSYRLHSRQVVGGFPDAAANGLLEEQQPPPQMPVDVDMEKQLKGQRIMDALLGIYTTEEKGVEHPDAAANGLLEKQPLPPQMPVDVDIEKQLKGQRIIDALLGIYTTNENAVGGFPGAAANSLLEEQQPPPQMPIDVDMEKQLKGQRIMDALLGFYTT, translated from the exons ATGGTTAATG ATTCTTATCGCTTACACAGTCGTCAAGTAGTCGGCGGTTTCCCTGACGCAGCAGCGAATGGTTTACTGGAGGAACAACAGCCACCACCACA AATGCCCGTTGACGTGGACATGGAGAAGCAGTTAAAGGGTCAGAGAATCATGGACGCTTTGCTGGGCATTTATACCACCGAAGAGAAGGGTGTAGAACACCCTGACGCAGCAGCGAATGGTTTACTGGAGAAACAACCGCTACCACCACA AATGCCCGTTGACGTGGACATAGAGAAGCAGTTAAAGGGTCAGAGAATCATCGACGCTTTGCTGGGCATTTATACCACCAATGAGAATGCGGTCGGCGGTTTCCCTGGCGCAGCAGCGAATAGTTTACTGGAGGAACAACAGCCACCTCCACA AATGCCCATTGACGTGGACATGGAGAAGCAGTTAAAGGGTCAGAGAATCATGGACGCTTTGCTGGGCTTTTATACCACCTAA
- the LOC132794470 gene encoding lysozyme D-like → MKAFIVLVALALASSAFGRNMDRCSLAREMSNLGVPRDQLARWTCIADQKSNYRTGAVGPKNSDGSQDYGIFQISSLFWCQPANGRFSHNECSINCKDLVTDDITNSVRCAQKILGKQGWSAWAGCDGSLPSIDSCF, encoded by the coding sequence atgaagGCTTTCATCGTTTTGGTTGCTCTGGCTTTGGCCTCTTCCGCTTTCGGTCGCAACATGGACCGTTGCTCCTTGGCTCGCGAGATGTCCAACTTGGGTGTTCCCCGGGATCAGTTGGCTCGCTGGACTTGCATTGCTGACCAGAAGAGCAACTACCGCACTGGCGCAGTTGGCCCTAAGAACTCCGACGGCTCCCAAGACTATGGAATCTTCCAGATCAGCAGCTTGTTTTGGTGCCAGCCTGCCAACGGTCGCTTCTCCCACAATGAGTGCTCCATCAACTGCAAAGATCTGGTGACCGATGACATCACCAACTCTGTCCGTTGTGCTCAGAAGATCCTTGGCAAACAAGGCTGGTCTGCCTGGGCAGGCTGCGATGGCTCTCTGCCTTCCATTGACAGCTGCTTCTAA